Proteins co-encoded in one Spirosoma endbachense genomic window:
- a CDS encoding helix-turn-helix domain-containing protein codes for MKMRRESQPITMVYDSPSELPPGNTPVSRLYYEDWNIKIVDREKSGCDNYLSPNRRDFYKIMLMTSGTGCQTMGKDNYYIDERTILFLHPNEIVCWRNAPETVGGGIFCMFKKRYLDQHPSLKLVIDRYRFFTEKKILRLSVESTRMIHQLLTQMKAEAASGGELAEEAMQAYVQLVLVESLKGTNYAPTGEITGDYRHVYNFFELLESETNLANLDKPIRIRTAQEYAQKLNLNPSYLNGLVKKHTGQPISTLIKNRLVEESKALLIQTDWSLQQISQIIGFADQPNFSQFFKKYVGITPNEFRHSPISPAYED; via the coding sequence ATGAAAATGCGACGTGAAAGCCAGCCCATTACGATGGTCTATGATAGTCCATCAGAGCTACCACCCGGCAACACACCAGTAAGCCGACTGTACTACGAGGACTGGAATATCAAGATCGTTGATCGGGAAAAAAGCGGTTGTGACAACTACCTATCACCCAATCGTCGGGATTTCTACAAGATCATGCTCATGACCAGCGGCACGGGTTGCCAAACCATGGGGAAGGATAATTATTACATTGACGAACGAACCATTCTGTTTCTACACCCCAATGAAATTGTGTGCTGGCGTAATGCCCCCGAAACAGTAGGCGGAGGTATCTTTTGCATGTTCAAAAAGCGGTATCTGGATCAGCATCCCTCCCTGAAACTGGTCATTGACCGATACCGATTCTTTACCGAAAAAAAGATATTGCGCCTTTCAGTAGAATCGACCCGGATGATTCATCAGCTGCTCACTCAGATGAAGGCCGAAGCGGCATCGGGGGGGGAACTGGCCGAAGAAGCCATGCAAGCTTATGTTCAGCTCGTTCTGGTGGAAAGTCTTAAAGGAACCAACTACGCCCCAACGGGCGAGATTACAGGCGACTACCGACATGTGTATAATTTCTTTGAGTTGCTGGAATCGGAAACTAACCTTGCCAACCTGGACAAACCCATCCGGATACGAACGGCGCAGGAGTACGCCCAGAAACTGAACCTCAACCCTAGTTACTTAAACGGGTTAGTAAAAAAGCACACCGGGCAACCCATCAGTACGCTGATCAAAAATCGCTTAGTCGAAGAAAGTAAAGCACTGCTGATTCAGACCGATTGGAGCTTGCAGCAGATCAGTCAGATTATCGGCTTTGCCGATCAGCCAAATTTTAGCCAGTTTTTCAAGAAATACGTGGGGATTACGCCCAATGAATTCCGACACTCCCCGATCTCGCCAGCTTATGAGGATTGA